In a genomic window of Bacteroidales bacterium:
- the pepT gene encoding peptidase T, whose product MKKVKYKFLKYIKFDTQSNPDSNTTPSTVKQFDLAKEIQNELEALELKNIKLTDKCYLYATLPANTDKKVPAIGFIAHLDTAPDTSGEGVNPQVIENYNGKDIELNKEKNIILSPNDFPELKKYIGQTLITTDGKTLLGADDKAGVASIITAIEYLQNNPEILHGDIKIAFTPDEEIGRGADNFDVDFFNAEFAYTVDGGELGELEYENFNAASLEVIVTGRNVHPGTAKNQMINSINVAHEFHAMLPHIKRPEHTTSYEGFYHLTNITGTIDETKLNYIIRDHDRNKFEEMKEHVKHVAELLNKSHHKELISVEVKDSYYNMREKIEPVMYIVDIAKEAMKKAGITPIIKPIRGGTDGAKLSYVGLPCPNIFTGGHNFHGKYEYISLQSMMKTVETIVNIAKIVHDK is encoded by the coding sequence ATGAAGAAAGTAAAATATAAGTTTTTAAAATATATTAAATTCGACACACAATCAAACCCCGATTCAAATACAACACCAAGTACAGTTAAACAATTTGACCTTGCAAAAGAAATACAAAATGAACTCGAGGCTCTTGAATTGAAAAATATAAAACTGACTGACAAATGTTATTTGTATGCAACTTTACCGGCAAATACTGATAAAAAAGTTCCCGCAATAGGATTTATTGCTCATTTAGATACAGCACCCGACACTTCCGGCGAAGGTGTTAATCCGCAAGTTATTGAAAATTACAACGGAAAAGACATTGAACTCAACAAAGAGAAAAATATAATTCTTTCTCCGAATGATTTTCCCGAATTAAAAAAATACATAGGACAAACACTTATAACAACCGACGGAAAAACACTTCTCGGTGCCGATGACAAAGCAGGCGTTGCATCAATTATTACTGCAATTGAATACTTGCAAAATAACCCGGAAATATTACACGGAGACATAAAAATCGCATTCACACCTGATGAAGAAATAGGGAGAGGTGCAGATAATTTCGATGTTGATTTCTTTAATGCAGAATTTGCATATACTGTTGACGGCGGAGAATTAGGAGAATTAGAATATGAAAATTTTAATGCCGCAAGTTTAGAAGTTATCGTTACCGGAAGAAATGTACATCCCGGAACAGCTAAAAACCAAATGATTAACTCAATAAATGTTGCTCACGAATTTCATGCAATGTTACCGCATATTAAAAGACCCGAACACACAACAAGTTATGAAGGCTTCTATCACCTTACAAATATTACCGGTACAATTGACGAAACAAAGTTAAATTATATCATCAGAGACCATGACAGAAATAAATTTGAAGAAATGAAAGAACATGTTAAACATGTTGCCGAACTTCTCAACAAATCACATCACAAAGAACTTATTTCGGTTGAAGTAAAAGACAGTTATTATAATATGCGTGAAAAAATTGAACCTGTTATGTATATTGTAGATATAGCAAAAGAAGCTATGAAAAAAGCAGGAATAACACCGATTATAAAACCTATCAGAGGAGGAACCGACGGAGCAAAACTATCGTATGTGGGACTCCCCTGTCCTAACATTTTTACGGGAGGTCACAATTTTCACGGAAAATATGAATATATTTCTTTGCAATCAATGATGAAAACTGTTGAAACAATAGTTAATATAGCAAAAATAGTACATGATAAATAG
- the secA gene encoding preprotein translocase subunit SecA: protein MAILDKVLGKFLGNKSDKDIKKVMPAVALINEEFDKLSTLSNDLLREKTKELKKEITDFFKVEQDEINSLKADIEADKFDMLEREDVYKEIDKLEDTIDKKIESKLNEILPRAFAIIKDTARRFFENEEIIVTATDFDRQLAPHREDIIIKNDKAVYHNKWLAGGVEIKWEMIHYDVQLIGGIILHEGKIAEMATGEGKTLVATLPVFLNALTGRGVHIVTVNDYLAKRDAEWMGTLYEFHGLSVDCIDKHQPNSESRRQAYRADVTFGTNNEFGFDYLRDNMALSPSDLVQRRHNYVIVDEVDSVLIDDARTPLIISGAVDRGSQTKDEELFKELKPRIQKIYSLQKQLVTKLLTDAKKLINSDKKKEQEKGAIYLLRAHKGLPKNKAIIKFLSEEGMKTLMHKTENIYLAENAKRMPEITDDLYFVIEEKNNSVELTDKGIDIISAEIEDKEFFVLPDIGSKIADIENSEKSEREILKEKDELLSDYSAKTVRVHAMNQLLKAYAMFEIDVEYVIIENQIKIVDEQTGRIMEGRRYSDGLHQAIEAKENVKVEASTQTMATVTLQNYFRMYHKLSGMTGTAETEAGEFWDIYKLDVTVIPTNVPIIRDDRYDKVYKTKREKYNAVIYEINDLVKEGRPVLVGTTSVEISELLSRTLKIRKIEHNVLNAKLHKREADIVATAGKAGIVTIATNMAGRGTDIKLTDEVKEAGGLAIIGTERHDSRRVDRQLRGRSGRQGDPGSSQFFVSLEDDLMRMFGSDRISKLMDRMGLKDGEVIQHSMISKSIERAQKKVEENNFGIRKRLLEYDDVMNSQREVIYKLRRHALHGDRLSVDLANMLYDTCTSVAHDNYGYDYEDFKMELFRILAVEPPVTEEEFKELKPDVITEKIFNVVVEDYKRRKQNIVEQAFPVIKNVYETMSGQYKNIDVPITDGRNIYHIIVNLERAYNSNGKDVATEFEKQIVLSTIDTSWKDHLREMDDLKQSVQNASYEQKDPLLIYKFESYELFKGMLDKNNKTVVNALLKAKLHTQEAGDIRQGRVQKLDISKYDTEKEEYSGQASAQGQGQEKKKAEPVRVGKKIGRNDLVKVQYKNGKIVEGKYKKVLVDIENGDAVLIE, encoded by the coding sequence ATGGCAATATTAGACAAAGTACTCGGAAAATTTCTGGGAAATAAATCTGATAAAGATATTAAAAAAGTAATGCCGGCTGTTGCCCTAATTAATGAAGAATTTGATAAACTTTCAACACTCTCAAATGACCTTTTAAGAGAAAAAACAAAAGAGTTAAAAAAAGAAATTACAGATTTCTTTAAAGTTGAGCAAGATGAAATAAATTCTCTTAAGGCAGATATTGAAGCAGATAAATTTGATATGCTTGAAAGAGAAGACGTTTATAAGGAAATAGATAAACTGGAAGATACAATTGACAAAAAAATAGAATCAAAACTTAATGAAATTCTTCCGAGAGCATTTGCAATAATTAAAGATACAGCAAGACGTTTCTTTGAAAATGAAGAAATTATAGTAACAGCTACTGATTTTGACAGACAATTAGCTCCTCACAGAGAAGATATTATTATAAAAAATGATAAAGCCGTTTACCATAACAAATGGTTAGCCGGAGGTGTTGAAATAAAATGGGAAATGATTCATTATGATGTTCAACTTATAGGCGGTATTATTCTCCACGAAGGAAAAATTGCCGAAATGGCAACAGGTGAAGGTAAAACATTAGTTGCAACATTGCCCGTTTTCTTAAATGCACTTACCGGAAGAGGTGTTCACATCGTTACCGTTAACGATTACCTTGCAAAAAGAGATGCCGAATGGATGGGAACTTTATATGAATTTCACGGATTAAGTGTGGATTGTATTGATAAACATCAACCAAATTCAGAATCCAGAAGACAAGCATACAGGGCAGATGTTACTTTCGGTACAAATAATGAATTCGGATTTGATTATTTAAGAGATAACATGGCTCTGAGCCCGAGTGATTTAGTTCAAAGAAGACATAATTATGTTATTGTTGACGAAGTTGACTCAGTTTTAATTGATGACGCAAGAACTCCTTTAATTATTTCAGGTGCAGTTGACAGAGGAAGTCAAACAAAAGACGAAGAACTTTTTAAAGAACTTAAACCAAGAATCCAAAAAATATACAGCCTTCAAAAACAGCTTGTCACAAAACTATTAACTGATGCAAAAAAACTGATTAATTCAGACAAGAAAAAAGAGCAAGAAAAAGGTGCAATTTATTTATTAAGAGCACATAAAGGTTTACCCAAAAATAAGGCAATTATTAAATTCCTTAGTGAAGAAGGAATGAAAACCTTAATGCACAAAACAGAAAACATATATCTTGCCGAAAACGCAAAACGAATGCCTGAAATTACGGATGATTTATATTTCGTAATTGAGGAAAAAAATAATTCCGTTGAATTAACTGATAAAGGTATTGATATAATTTCAGCCGAAATTGAAGATAAAGAATTTTTTGTATTGCCCGATATAGGCTCTAAAATTGCAGACATTGAAAACTCCGAAAAATCCGAAAGAGAAATTCTGAAAGAAAAAGATGAATTATTGTCTGATTATTCTGCTAAAACCGTCAGAGTTCATGCAATGAACCAACTTCTGAAAGCATATGCAATGTTTGAAATAGATGTTGAATATGTTATCATTGAAAATCAAATAAAAATAGTTGATGAACAAACAGGGCGTATAATGGAAGGCAGAAGATATTCCGACGGCTTGCACCAAGCAATTGAAGCAAAAGAAAATGTAAAGGTCGAAGCTTCTACCCAAACAATGGCAACAGTTACTTTGCAAAACTATTTCAGAATGTACCATAAACTCTCAGGAATGACCGGTACTGCCGAAACTGAAGCAGGTGAATTTTGGGACATTTACAAACTTGATGTTACGGTTATACCTACAAATGTTCCTATTATCAGAGATGACAGATATGATAAAGTTTATAAAACAAAACGTGAAAAATATAATGCAGTAATCTATGAAATTAACGACCTTGTTAAAGAAGGAAGGCCTGTATTAGTGGGAACAACTTCCGTAGAAATTTCGGAACTTCTCAGCAGAACACTTAAAATTCGTAAAATTGAGCATAATGTTTTAAATGCCAAATTACACAAAAGAGAAGCTGATATTGTTGCAACAGCCGGTAAAGCCGGAATTGTTACAATTGCAACAAATATGGCAGGTCGTGGTACTGATATTAAATTGACTGATGAAGTAAAAGAAGCCGGAGGTTTAGCAATTATCGGTACAGAACGACATGATTCTCGTCGTGTTGACCGACAATTAAGAGGTCGTTCCGGAAGACAAGGAGATCCCGGCTCTTCTCAATTCTTTGTTTCATTAGAAGATGATCTAATGAGAATGTTCGGTTCCGACAGAATCTCAAAACTGATGGACAGAATGGGATTGAAAGACGGAGAAGTTATTCAGCACTCCATGATTTCAAAATCTATTGAAAGAGCTCAAAAAAAGGTTGAAGAAAACAACTTCGGTATTCGTAAACGACTTCTTGAATATGACGATGTTATGAATTCGCAAAGAGAAGTTATTTATAAATTAAGACGACACGCACTGCACGGCGACCGTCTCAGCGTTGATCTTGCTAATATGCTTTATGATACATGTACAAGTGTTGCACACGATAATTACGGCTACGATTATGAAGATTTTAAAATGGAATTGTTCAGAATTCTTGCAGTTGAACCTCCGGTTACAGAAGAAGAATTCAAAGAACTAAAACCCGATGTTATTACAGAAAAAATATTTAATGTAGTTGTTGAAGATTATAAACGAAGAAAACAAAATATTGTTGAACAAGCATTTCCCGTTATCAAAAATGTTTATGAAACAATGTCCGGACAATACAAAAACATTGACGTACCTATTACCGACGGAAGAAATATTTATCACATTATTGTTAACCTTGAACGAGCATACAACTCTAACGGTAAAGATGTTGCAACAGAATTTGAAAAACAAATTGTTCTTTCTACAATTGATACTTCTTGGAAAGATCATCTTCGTGAAATGGATGATTTAAAACAATCTGTTCAAAATGCATCTTATGAACAAAAAGATCCTTTATTGATTTATAAATTTGAATCTTATGAATTATTTAAAGGTATGCTTGATAAAAACAATAAAACTGTTGTAAATGCACTTCTGAAAGCAAAACTTCATACTCAAGAAGCAGGAGATATTCGTCAAGGGCGTGTTCAAAAACTTGACATCAGTAAATACGACACCGAAAAAGAAGAATACAGCGGGCAGGCTTCGGCACAAGGTCAAGGTCAAGAAAAGAAAAAAGCTGAACCTGTAAGAGTAGGGAAAAAAATAGGAAGAAACGATTTGGTAAAAGTTCAATATAAAAACGGTAAAATTGTTGAAGGAAAATACAAAAAAGTTTTAGTTGATATTGAAAATGGTGATGCTGTTTTGATTGAGTAG
- a CDS encoding lytic transglycosylase domain-containing protein codes for MKKISSGLTISFAIIGVVTVFIFAKNYYTLDKKYKELRDSTYSVYALPLPDSITFAGEYVPVENFDVREALDKELHKITYWHSETFLYLKRAHRFFPVIEKILAENGIHDDFKYLAVAESGLTDVVSPAGAAGFWQFLKATGKSYGLEINKEVDERYNLEKSTVAACKFLKDIHRKYKDWAMTAAAYNTGPGNLNKQTIRQNNNNYYDLLLNSETSRYVYRIIAFKLIMSNPQDYGFKFRKKDLYPQIPTYKVKLDSAVTDFAAYAKHFGTNYKMLKIFNPWLRDNFLTNKYKKTYTIILPEENARNKDYFENIQDKDSIINTVNY; via the coding sequence ATGAAGAAAATAAGTTCAGGATTAACAATAAGTTTTGCAATCATCGGTGTAGTAACTGTGTTTATATTTGCAAAAAATTACTATACACTTGATAAAAAATATAAAGAGCTAAGAGACAGCACATATTCAGTTTATGCTTTGCCGTTACCGGACAGTATTACATTTGCAGGAGAATATGTACCTGTCGAAAACTTTGATGTGCGTGAAGCATTAGACAAAGAACTTCACAAGATAACGTATTGGCATTCAGAAACTTTCTTATATTTAAAAAGAGCTCATCGTTTTTTTCCGGTTATTGAGAAAATACTTGCAGAAAACGGTATTCATGATGATTTTAAATATCTTGCAGTTGCCGAAAGCGGTTTAACCGATGTCGTTTCTCCTGCCGGAGCTGCCGGATTTTGGCAATTCTTAAAAGCAACCGGCAAAAGTTACGGATTAGAAATAAATAAAGAAGTTGACGAAAGATACAATCTTGAAAAATCAACTGTTGCCGCTTGTAAATTTTTAAAAGATATTCACAGAAAATACAAAGATTGGGCAATGACTGCCGCAGCATACAATACCGGACCGGGAAATTTGAATAAACAAACAATAAGACAAAACAATAATAACTATTACGATTTATTATTAAATTCAGAAACTTCAAGGTATGTTTACAGAATAATTGCTTTTAAATTAATAATGAGCAATCCGCAAGATTACGGTTTCAAATTCAGAAAAAAAGATTTATATCCTCAGATTCCGACCTATAAAGTTAAACTTGACAGTGCAGTTACTGATTTTGCAGCTTACGCAAAGCATTTCGGAACAAACTATAAAATGCTTAAAATTTTTAACCCTTGGTTACGAGACAATTTTCTTACGAATAAATATAAAAAAACTTACACGATTATTTTACCCGAAGAAAATGCCAGAAATAAAGATTACTTTGAAAATATACAAGACAAAGACTCAATAATCAATACTGTAAATTATTAA
- the era gene encoding GTPase Era, which produces MTHKAAFVNIIGNPNVGKSTLMNEFVGEKLSIITSKSQTTRHNIKGIVNTDEYQIVFSDTPGVLKPHYKLQESMLKFSETALIDADIIIYVTDIYEKTDKNPEFLKRVKSAKVPVLLVLNKIDLSSQEDIVKHVKKWQDELPNAEIFPTSALEKFNVRNLFNRIIELAPESPPFFPKDQLTDKTERFFVSEIIREKILIRYKKEIPYSVEVEVEEFKESEDIIRIRSIIYVERKSQKGIIIGHQGKAIKHVGIDARKDIEKFFEKQVYLELYVKVADDWRSKSSDLKRFGY; this is translated from the coding sequence ATGACCCATAAAGCTGCATTTGTAAATATAATAGGAAATCCCAATGTCGGGAAATCAACCCTAATGAATGAATTTGTCGGAGAAAAACTTTCGATTATTACTTCAAAATCACAAACGACACGCCATAATATTAAAGGCATAGTAAATACCGATGAATACCAGATAGTTTTTTCGGATACACCCGGAGTTTTAAAACCTCATTACAAGTTGCAAGAATCAATGCTTAAATTTTCTGAAACTGCATTGATTGATGCCGATATAATAATCTATGTTACTGATATTTATGAAAAAACAGACAAAAACCCCGAATTTCTTAAAAGAGTTAAAAGTGCGAAGGTTCCGGTTTTGTTGGTTTTAAATAAAATTGACTTATCAAGCCAAGAAGACATTGTTAAACATGTAAAAAAATGGCAAGATGAACTTCCGAATGCTGAAATATTTCCTACATCAGCACTTGAAAAATTTAATGTGAGGAATTTGTTTAACAGAATTATTGAATTAGCTCCCGAGTCTCCGCCTTTTTTTCCGAAAGACCAATTAACCGATAAAACAGAACGTTTTTTTGTTTCTGAAATAATAAGAGAAAAAATTTTAATAAGATATAAAAAGGAAATCCCCTACTCTGTTGAAGTTGAAGTTGAAGAATTTAAAGAAAGTGAGGATATTATCAGAATAAGAAGCATTATTTATGTTGAACGAAAATCGCAAAAAGGCATTATTATCGGTCATCAAGGAAAAGCAATAAAACATGTAGGTATTGATGCCAGAAAGGATATTGAAAAATTCTTTGAAAAACAAGTGTATCTTGAACTATATGTAAAAGTAGCTGATGATTGGCGTTCAAAATCAAGTGATTTAAAACGTTTCGGATATTGA
- a CDS encoding lectin like domain-containing protein, producing MRYLFSSFLLIIGFLSYSQLPVTFDLRNYNGTNYVTSVKSQGGGTGWAFGTTASIESNLMITGIWTSNGETGEPDLAEYHLDWWNGFNQYNNDDLGGVNSQGLDVHLGGDYRISTAYLSRLEGVVRDVDGQSYDNPPVRSDAGFHYYYPRNVEWYTAEEDLSKIDTIKAKLMQYGAMATCMHFDGSFIDADYNHYQPNTSSLLPNHSVTVIGWDDNRNVPAAGQNGAWLAKNSWDTSWGFSGYFWISYYDKWACKEPDMGAVSFIDVEPLQYEMVYYHDYHGWRDTKADSDSAFNAFHAKENIILKSVSFFADSVDLNFEIKIFRNFDGSLLSNLSSVVSGNIMHRGFHTVDLETPVTINNGEDFYIFLYLSKGGQPYDRTSDVTALLGSKIKTVVPSVANPAESYYYEKGKWKDLYNYNDPSSFNQTGNFCIKGLAVYNQNVGFEELDENSFEIYPNPAINFIQINTEFNDIISYQVADINGKELNSGKVFKKQQINVSDLSKGFYLVKLKVGNKQFVKKMIIR from the coding sequence ATGAGATATTTATTTTCTTCTTTTTTATTAATAATCGGTTTTTTATCTTACTCTCAATTACCGGTTACCTTTGACTTAAGGAATTATAACGGTACAAATTATGTTACTTCAGTAAAATCGCAGGGAGGCGGAACCGGTTGGGCATTCGGAACAACGGCATCAATTGAAAGTAATTTAATGATTACGGGAATATGGACTTCTAACGGAGAAACAGGAGAGCCTGATTTGGCAGAATATCACTTAGATTGGTGGAACGGTTTTAACCAATACAATAATGACGATTTGGGAGGTGTAAATTCGCAAGGATTAGATGTGCATTTGGGGGGTGATTACAGGATTTCAACAGCTTATTTATCAAGATTGGAAGGCGTTGTAAGAGATGTTGACGGGCAATCATACGATAATCCGCCTGTTAGGAGTGATGCCGGTTTTCATTATTATTATCCTAGAAATGTGGAGTGGTACACCGCCGAAGAAGATTTGTCGAAAATTGATACAATTAAAGCAAAATTAATGCAATATGGTGCAATGGCAACTTGTATGCACTTTGACGGAAGTTTTATTGATGCTGATTACAATCATTATCAGCCGAACACAAGTTCTTTATTGCCTAATCATTCGGTAACTGTTATAGGTTGGGATGATAACCGTAATGTTCCGGCAGCCGGGCAAAATGGTGCATGGCTGGCAAAAAATAGTTGGGATACAAGCTGGGGTTTTTCCGGTTATTTCTGGATTTCGTACTATGATAAATGGGCATGTAAAGAACCTGATATGGGAGCAGTTTCGTTTATTGATGTTGAACCTTTGCAATATGAGATGGTTTATTATCATGATTATCACGGTTGGCGAGATACGAAGGCAGACAGTGATTCTGCTTTTAATGCTTTTCATGCAAAAGAAAATATAATATTAAAATCAGTAAGTTTTTTTGCAGATTCTGTTGACCTAAACTTCGAGATAAAGATTTTTAGGAACTTTGACGGCTCACTTTTAAGTAATTTAAGCTCAGTTGTGTCGGGAAATATTATGCACAGAGGTTTTCATACCGTAGATTTGGAAACTCCGGTTACGATTAATAACGGCGAAGATTTTTATATTTTCTTATATTTATCAAAAGGCGGGCAACCGTATGACAGAACTTCTGATGTTACTGCTTTGCTCGGCAGTAAAATAAAAACCGTTGTTCCTTCTGTTGCTAATCCTGCCGAAAGTTATTATTATGAAAAAGGTAAGTGGAAAGATTTATACAACTATAATGACCCTTCAAGTTTTAACCAAACAGGAAACTTTTGCATAAAAGGTTTGGCTGTATATAACCAAAATGTAGGATTTGAAGAACTTGATGAAAACAGTTTTGAAATTTATCCTAATCCTGCAATAAATTTTATACAAATTAATACTGAATTTAACGATATTATTTCTTATCAAGTAGCCGATATAAACGGAAAAGAATTAAATTCGGGAAAAGTTTTTAAGAAACAGCAAATTAATGTAAGTGATTTAAGTAAAGGCTTCTATCTTGTCAAGTTAAAAGTCGGCAATAAGCAATTTGTGAAAAAGATGATAATAAGGTAG
- a CDS encoding serine hydrolase: MTIGKIHLKLKYLIFAGILVTAGVIIIFLFPKKDKEKQIYPTPFLSVESAWADTTIKYLSVEEKIGQLIIYDAGKISKNNSDSLFSDLYKFMPGGIIFNTDSLNKFVKYQNNIQKISKINLLTICKSETGIPEFIDINSYPDIQTLLSIRNDSITDIYVDFFAEFSKQLNISFNILPEFRSSSNDSSYNKKYLNILLSYNENLKDKKIISCLSEKSFFMFDSTNFEVNNKIFKSGLSAILPNYNNIQNNEFGLTNNIKTKYNFGGLSAVEIKDADLTPESILNLIKNGAELFITDKPEKIINNISNLLEDELITEEDINYTVRKILLAKTWTGVDSNIHIEADSVISFSKNIKNQVILRNVLKKTITSVKNNLLPFMNLRKLNFKVLNIGEQNYTSFKKTFSEYSLSSFSSFDSEDDAFISKLKKHKKKSDLIILFNNIKADTNIINAIFENNSSKTISLINFGNIENLQFADSFNAVIQVYGNSEIEQKYVADAIFGGISMQGQLPVNINDSLYFGKSVKAKKVRVSRVLPEEEGLNSKILSKIDSIANDGIRRGAFPGCQVVVFKNGNAVFDKTFGYHTYAKQRRVRKTDLYDLASITKIAATTLAAMRLYDNGRLRLNNNLGRFFRDTEIDYSNIKPDTIFNIDTLKFADVKDFRKILRYQDTIHLNDSVFVAFDTLIVTTTPGNNIFKVKIRDLLLHKSGITPTLPILPYVLYKKNYYDSLELIKQRFYKKIKNDTLKNNADTIFNVKKGLQEVFDKYFTRKYIKDSSETKIANSFFLQNRYFDTLWRDTKRLRVYSRKIYQYADINMILLQQAIDSINRRGIDRYLRYNVYQPMGLNTMCYKPTKYFSKYNIVPTENDKYWREQVLRGNVHDPSAALLGRVSGNAGLFSDAYDLALLGQMWLNGGSYGGMSFISKKTVQKFTGFQEDSHRGLGFDKPGKKSIIGKGAPPESYGHTGFTGTCIWVDPVNDIVYVFLSNRVYPSAKNWRINRLKIRQKIHTVVYDAIIK, encoded by the coding sequence ATGACTATAGGAAAAATACATTTAAAATTAAAGTATCTGATATTTGCAGGAATATTAGTAACAGCAGGTGTAATTATTATTTTTTTATTTCCGAAAAAAGATAAAGAAAAACAAATTTATCCTACTCCTTTTTTGTCAGTAGAATCCGCTTGGGCTGACACAACTATAAAATATTTATCCGTTGAGGAGAAAATAGGGCAATTGATAATATATGATGCAGGTAAGATTTCTAAAAATAACAGCGACAGCTTGTTTTCGGATTTGTATAAATTTATGCCCGGAGGTATAATATTTAATACTGATTCATTAAATAAATTTGTAAAATACCAAAACAATATTCAAAAGATTTCTAAAATCAATTTGCTCACAATTTGCAAATCAGAAACAGGAATTCCTGAATTTATTGATATCAATTCTTACCCTGATATACAAACCTTACTGTCAATTAGAAACGACTCAATAACAGACATTTATGTTGATTTTTTTGCAGAGTTTAGTAAACAACTTAATATCTCATTCAATATTCTTCCGGAATTTAGAAGTTCAAGCAATGACAGTTCTTATAATAAAAAGTATTTAAACATACTTCTTTCATATAATGAAAACTTAAAAGACAAAAAGATTATTTCATGTCTTTCTGAAAAAAGTTTTTTCATGTTTGACTCAACAAATTTTGAGGTAAACAACAAAATATTTAAATCCGGCTTATCCGCAATTTTACCGAATTATAACAATATACAAAATAATGAATTCGGTTTGACAAATAATATTAAAACAAAATACAACTTCGGAGGTTTATCAGCAGTTGAAATTAAAGATGCAGACTTAACACCTGAATCAATTCTTAATTTAATAAAAAACGGTGCCGAACTTTTTATTACCGATAAACCGGAAAAAATAATAAATAATATTTCTAATTTGCTGGAAGATGAACTTATTACAGAAGAAGATATTAATTACACAGTAAGAAAAATATTATTGGCAAAAACATGGACAGGGGTTGATTCAAACATACATATTGAAGCTGATTCTGTAATTTCTTTTTCAAAGAATATTAAAAATCAAGTAATTTTAAGAAATGTTTTAAAAAAAACAATTACTTCCGTAAAAAATAATTTATTGCCTTTTATGAACTTGAGAAAATTAAATTTTAAGGTGTTAAATATAGGAGAACAAAATTATACATCTTTTAAAAAAACATTTTCAGAATACTCCCTTTCATCTTTTTCAAGTTTCGATTCTGAAGATGATGCTTTTATTTCGAAATTAAAAAAGCATAAAAAGAAGTCCGATTTAATAATTTTGTTTAATAATATAAAGGCAGATACTAATATTATAAATGCAATATTTGAAAATAATTCATCAAAAACAATAAGCTTAATAAACTTCGGAAATATTGAGAATTTACAATTTGCAGACAGTTTTAATGCAGTTATTCAAGTTTACGGAAATTCTGAAATTGAACAAAAATATGTTGCTGATGCAATATTCGGCGGTATATCAATGCAAGGGCAACTTCCTGTGAATATTAACGATTCTCTCTATTTCGGAAAATCTGTTAAGGCAAAAAAAGTAAGAGTTTCCCGTGTTTTACCGGAAGAAGAAGGTTTAAATTCAAAAATTCTGTCAAAAATTGATTCAATTGCAAACGACGGAATCAGAAGAGGAGCTTTTCCGGGTTGCCAGGTTGTTGTTTTTAAAAACGGAAATGCAGTTTTTGATAAAACTTTCGGGTATCATACTTACGCAAAACAAAGAAGAGTAAGAAAAACTGATTTATATGATTTAGCTTCGATTACAAAAATTGCAGCAACAACATTGGCGGCAATGAGGCTGTATGACAACGGCAGACTTCGACTAAACAATAATTTGGGGCGTTTTTTCCGAGATACCGAAATTGACTATTCTAATATTAAGCCCGATACAATTTTTAATATTGACACCCTTAAATTTGCAGATGTTAAAGACTTTCGTAAGATATTAAGATACCAAGATACTATTCATCTTAACGATTCTGTGTTTGTTGCTTTTGATACATTAATTGTAACAACAACACCCGGGAATAACATTTTTAAAGTTAAAATAAGAGATTTGCTTTTGCATAAATCAGGTATTACGCCGACTTTGCCTATTTTACCCTATGTTTTGTATAAAAAGAATTATTATGATTCTCTTGAACTAATTAAACAACGGTTTTACAAAAAAATTAAAAATGACACTTTAAAGAATAACGCAGATACAATATTTAATGTTAAAAAAGGCTTGCAAGAAGTTTTTGATAAGTACTTCACAAGAAAATATATTAAAGACAGTTCAGAAACAAAAATTGCAAACAGTTTTTTTCTTCAAAACAGATATTTTGATACACTTTGGAGAGATACAAAACGTTTAAGGGTTTATTCCAGAAAAATATATCAATATGCAGATATCAATATGATATTGCTTCAACAGGCAATTGACAGCATAAACCGAAGAGGTATTGATAGATATTTAAGATATAATGTTTATCAACCTATGGGCTTAAATACAATGTGTTATAAGCCCACAAAATATTTCTCAAAATATAATATTGTTCCTACCGAAAATGATAAATATTGGAGAGAACAAGTTCTGCGAGGAAATGTACACGACCCTTCTGCTGCTTTGCTGGGAAGAGTTTCCGGAAATGCAGGATTATTTTCAGATGCCTATGATTTAGCTTTATTAGGGCAAATGTGGTTAAACGGCGGCTCGTACGGCGGAATGAGTTTTATTTCAAAAAAAACGGTGCAAAAGTTTACCGGTTTTCAGGAAGACAGTCACAGAGGTTTAGGATTTGATAAACCCGGTAAAAAAAGTATCATAGGCAAAGGAGCACCGCCGGAATCATACGGACATACAGGCTTTACCGGAACCTGCATTTGGGTTGACCCCGTTAATGATATTGTTTATGTATTTCTTTCGAACAGAGTTTACCCCAGTGCAAAAAATTGGAGAATTAACAGGCTGAAAATAAGACAAAAAATTCATACGGTTGTTTATGATGCAATAATAAAGTAA